Part of the uncultured Anaeromusa sp. genome is shown below.
TATTGTAAGAGCAGAGTGTTCAAAGATAGGAAAGAACAATAATTTTTAGAAAAAGCCCCAAGGAATTTGACGAACGGTGTGGAAGACTCTAGAGAATTATTCTTTGGGAGGTTGAATGATGGATACTATGCAATTGGGACGGACCGGCTTGCAGATAAGCCGGAGTGGTTTTGGCGCGCTGCCGATACAGCGAATTTCTTTTGACGAGGCCAAAGGCATTTTGCGCAGGGCCTATGAGGCAGGCATTACTTTTTTTGATACGGCGCGCATGTATACGGACAGCGAGGAAAAAATCGGCTATGCACTTTCCGATGTGCGCAGTCGGATTGTGATTGCCACCAAAAGTCATGCGAAGGATAAAAAGACCCTGCTGGAGCATTTGGAAACAAGTCTGCGCAATTTGAAGACCGACTACATTGATATTTATCAGCTGCACAATCCGAAAGAGCTGCCGCAAGAAGCGGATGAGGAAGGCTTGTACGCTGCCTTGGTGGAAGCTAAGAAAAAAGGACTGATTCGACATATCGGTATTACCAATCACAGCAATAAGCTGGCGCTGGAGGCGGCTGTTTCCGGCATGTATGAGACGATTCAGTTTCCCTTGAATACGCTGTCTTCGGAAGAGGACTTGCAGCTCATTGCCGCCTGTAAAGAGAGAAATATGGGCGTTATCGCCATGAAAGGCCTTTCGGGCGGGCTCATTACCAACGCGGCGACCACCTTTTCCTTTTTACGGCAATATGACAATGTGGTCCCCATTTGGGGGATTCAGCGGATGAGTGAATTGGAAGAATTTATTGCGATGGAAAAAAATCCGCCTGTATTGGATGAGGCCATGTGGGAGGCCATTCACAAGGATCGCAGTGAATTAGCGGGCGACTTTTGCCGAGGCTGCGGCTATTGTATGCCTTGTCCGGCGGGCATTGAGATTCCGACGCAGGCTCGCATTTCTCTGCTTCTTGGACGCGCGCCATATCAACCGTTTTTAGAAGACAGCTTCAAAGAAAAAATGGAGCGAATTAATCAGTGCATTGAGTGCGGCCAGTGTAAAAGCCATTGCCCCTATCAGCTGGATACTCCGAACTTGCTGAAACGGGAGCTGAAGCGCTACCAAGAGTTTTATGAAGCGCATGTAAGGTAAAAAATTGCTAAAATAAAGTCCTGTTGTGCGTTGTTGTCACAATAGGACTTTTCTCTTAACGAAGTGAGTGATATAATGCAATAAAGTTGGTAATATAATGAACTTGCAATTGCTAATAAGAGTAGTTGCTACTAGAGCAGAAGAAAGAATAGGAGTGAGAACGTGGTTGGGAAAAAGGTGCGCATTCTTCGTGGTAATTATTGTGGAGAAATAGGCGAAGTTGTGGAACGAATCTTTTTCGGTCAAATTCAAGAACCGGTTTATAGCGTGTACATAGGCGGCGTGGATGTTGTTTCCTGCTGTTGTGATGAATTTGAAGTTTTATGAGATGTGTGACCAAGCAGCCATTCCTTGATCGGATGGTTGCTTATTTTTTTCTTATGAAACTAGGCGTTGCATTGACAGATGGTGTGGCGAGTACTATTCTAAGCAAGGAACGAAAATGGAAATTTACAGTGCAAAGAAAAGAAGTTTAGTCGTAGGAAAGGACGAAGCATGAGTTACAGCGAAGAACCAAGACTTACCAGAAGAAAACCCAAGAGGCGTATCCGCAAGCTGCGAGTGGCCATGCTCTTGGGAGCTATTTTTTTGCTTGTTGGAGTTGTATTTGCAGTTTGGAATGGCGGGACTTCGCTATTGGATGTAGTGGCGAAAAATCGCATAAATATTTTGGTGCTGGGCGTGGACGAGCGGGCGGATGACGTAGGACGTTCGGATACGAGTTTTGTGGTAACCTTGGATACGGAAGCCAAAAAGATAACTGTTTTATCCATTCCTCGGGATTCGCGGGTGAAGATTGCCGGACATGGTTGGGATAAATTTAATCATGCTTTTGCTTTTGGCGGACTGCCGCTTTCTAAAAGTACGGCGGAGAACTTACTGGGCGTTTCTATTCACTATACGGTTACCATTGATTTCAAAGGCTTTATGCGGATGATTGACGCCCTGGGCGGGATTACGATTGACGTAGAAAAGCGGATGCGTTACTCCGATCCCTATGATGACGACGGCGGCCTGGTAATTGACTTGTATCCAGGGGTGCAGCGTTTGAGCGGTAAAGAAGCCATCAAGTATGTGCGCTACCGCGACGAAGAAGGCGATATTGGCCGTGTAGCCAGGCAGCAGAAATTCTTGAAAGCCCTATTGAAGGAGCTGGCATCGCCGCAAACGGTGGTGCGTCTGCCGGAACTGGCAAAAGAATTTTATGGGGCTGTGAAAACCGACATGCCTTTGTCGAAAATCTTGAAACTTCTTCCGGCGGTGCAAGAAGCGGCCTCGTCTGGGTTAGCTACGGCTACGGTTCCTGGCGCGCCTCTGTGGATTAAGGAAGTCAGTTATTGGCAGCCGAATATCGCGGAGCTGCGCTTGAAAGTAGCTCAGATTCAGGGCTTTACGAACGATGAAAGTTATATGAAGAAAAGCGAGCAATTAGCGCGGGAATATAAGCAGGCGATTCCTGCAGACGCAAAGGCGGAATATACGCCGACTGTCGAGACAAAGGCGCCGGTTGCGGAAAAAACGCCACCTGCTGCTACGAAAACACCGGCAGCTGACGCTGCTGCGAAAAAGACAAAAGAAGCGGCGGCCGATACGAAGCCGCCGACAGAGAAGCCTAAGAGCACGACGGGAGCTTCGACGACCACTACAAATACGAATTCCAATACGAGCGGCGGCAAAAACCCATAAGCAAAACCCAGCCAGAAGCGCGATACTAGCGCTTTCGGCTGGGTTTTTCGATGCATAGCAGTTAGAATTTCTGTTTCAGCGTCAGCTGCGTTTGACTGCGGGGGCGAACCTCCAAAGTGCGTGAATCGTCCTTATCCAGGTTGACGTTGACGCCGCCGCCTTTAATGGTGACGCCGGGAAGTATTTCCTTGCTTTTGGTTTCTTCTTTTTTTATAGACATGTTTTGAGTGGACAAGTCGACGGGGTCGGACTCTGGTACTGGTATTTTGCCGTTGAGGCTGTGCGGTTGTGCAAGGTGCATCTCGCCGGACGGCGCAGGGGAAGTGGAGCCGGCTGTTTTTTGCTTGCTGGCGGTTATAAGCGGTAGCGCAGTTTCTTCGCTTTTAACCGTCTTGTCAGCAATCACAGGCGTGGAAAGCGTCAAGTTTCTATTCGTTTCTGTTTGAGGAGCGGGGGCCATCACATAATAAGCACCCCAGCCAAGTAAAGCGATCGCTAGGAGGGCTGCGAGGTTTTGTAAGTACTTGTTCATCGGTTCTCCTTCTTCGTAAGTAGATATAATTTATAAAAGTTCTGCATGGCTGGGAAGAGTTCCTGCTGGCTGTGTTTCCCTAAACGACAGGAGAGAACAAGATCGCGACTTTTGGCGGCAGGATTTTTTGGTTTTTACAAGAATATCCATCCAATATGACTGGAAAATGCGGAGGTGCGTGCATGGCAGGTGCGGGAATTATTGGGTTGGGACATTATGCGCCCCAAAGAATCGTGACAAATAAAGAGCTGGAGCAGCGCCTGCAAATGCCGGCGGAAGTTATTTTAGAGCGCTGCGGCATCCGTCAGCGTCATATAGCCGCGCCGGAGGAGGCTACTTCGGACTTGGCGCTGCAGGCGGCCCGCAAAGCCTTGGCGGACGCGGGGGTAGAGGCCAGCGAATTGAATTTGATCATTGTAGCGACGTCTACTTCGGATCGCCTTTCGCCGGGGTCTGCGGTCTCCGTACAGGCGGGCCTTGGCGCAACGAAAGCAGCGGCGTTTGATTTGTTGGCGGCTTGTTCCGGTTTTATATATGGTTTGGTGATGGGCTGCCAGTTGATTAAAAGCGGCTTATATAAAAAGGTGCTGGTCATTGGCGCGGAGACGGTGTCGAAATTTGTCGATTGGCAGGATGCGAACACGTCTATCTTGTTTGGCGATGGAGCCGGAGCGGCGGTTTTGGGCGAAGTTCCAGACGGCTATGGCCTTTTGGGTTCGGATTTAGGCACGGATGGAACTGAAGCGGAAGTGCTGCAGATTCCAGCAGGAGGCAGCCGGTTGCCGGCGTCGGCGGAAACCGTTGCTAAAGGCCTGCATTATACAGCAATGGACGGGCAGCGCGTGTTTATTTTTGCGCTGCGGACGTTGGGGGCTTCGGTGAAGCGGTCCTTGGAGGCTGCCGGGTTGGACGTGGCGGATGTGGATCTCTTAGTACCGCATCAAGCGAACTTGCGCATTATTGAATCAGCAGTGCAGCGTTTGCAATTTCCCATGGAGAAAACCTTTATCAATCTAGAGCGCTATGGCAATACCGCTGCCGCCTCTATTCCGATTGCCCTTAGCGAAATGAAAGCCCAGGGCCACTTGGCGCGAGATCAGCGCCTGGCTCTTGTGGGCTTTGGCGCGGGTCTTACGTGGGGTTCGTGCGTGCTGAAATGGTATTAGAACCATTGCTTTACTAGGGAGGAGAACGGGTGGAGGAAAAGAGTTATGCCATACGGAGAGCTATAGCGGAGGATGCAGCGTTAATTGTCGGCTTATTTCGGGAAACCTATGGCGATAAATATCCTCACGCTGCGATGTACCGCCCTGAAGTGTTGCAAAAACGGATTGACAAGAAGGATGTGCAAGCGCTGCTGGCCAGCACGCCTGACGGCCGGCCTGTAGGTTATTTTGCGAGGGAGAAAACAGCCCCGAATCCGAATCTTTGGGAAGAAAAAGGGCTGGTGGTAGTGCCGGACTATAAGCAGACGTCCGTGGGGCTGGAGCTGATGAATCGGATGCAGGAAGCGGAGTTTATCAGCGGCAGCGGTGTGTTTAGCTTTCCTGTATGCTATCAGTATTTTTCGCAGCTGGCCTGTGTGAAGCATGGCCGCAGCGATGTCGCTTTGTGCCTGGATCTAGTGGAGGGAAGTATTTTCAAGGAGCGCCAAGCGGGACAGGGGCGCGTGGCTTGTTTGTTGAACTTT
Proteins encoded:
- a CDS encoding aldo/keto reductase; this encodes MMDTMQLGRTGLQISRSGFGALPIQRISFDEAKGILRRAYEAGITFFDTARMYTDSEEKIGYALSDVRSRIVIATKSHAKDKKTLLEHLETSLRNLKTDYIDIYQLHNPKELPQEADEEGLYAALVEAKKKGLIRHIGITNHSNKLALEAAVSGMYETIQFPLNTLSSEEDLQLIAACKERNMGVIAMKGLSGGLITNAATTFSFLRQYDNVVPIWGIQRMSELEEFIAMEKNPPVLDEAMWEAIHKDRSELAGDFCRGCGYCMPCPAGIEIPTQARISLLLGRAPYQPFLEDSFKEKMERINQCIECGQCKSHCPYQLDTPNLLKRELKRYQEFYEAHVR
- a CDS encoding beta-ketoacyl-ACP synthase III: MAGAGIIGLGHYAPQRIVTNKELEQRLQMPAEVILERCGIRQRHIAAPEEATSDLALQAARKALADAGVEASELNLIIVATSTSDRLSPGSAVSVQAGLGATKAAAFDLLAACSGFIYGLVMGCQLIKSGLYKKVLVIGAETVSKFVDWQDANTSILFGDGAGAAVLGEVPDGYGLLGSDLGTDGTEAEVLQIPAGGSRLPASAETVAKGLHYTAMDGQRVFIFALRTLGASVKRSLEAAGLDVADVDLLVPHQANLRIIESAVQRLQFPMEKTFINLERYGNTAAASIPIALSEMKAQGHLARDQRLALVGFGAGLTWGSCVLKWY
- a CDS encoding LCP family protein, which encodes MSYSEEPRLTRRKPKRRIRKLRVAMLLGAIFLLVGVVFAVWNGGTSLLDVVAKNRINILVLGVDERADDVGRSDTSFVVTLDTEAKKITVLSIPRDSRVKIAGHGWDKFNHAFAFGGLPLSKSTAENLLGVSIHYTVTIDFKGFMRMIDALGGITIDVEKRMRYSDPYDDDGGLVIDLYPGVQRLSGKEAIKYVRYRDEEGDIGRVARQQKFLKALLKELASPQTVVRLPELAKEFYGAVKTDMPLSKILKLLPAVQEAASSGLATATVPGAPLWIKEVSYWQPNIAELRLKVAQIQGFTNDESYMKKSEQLAREYKQAIPADAKAEYTPTVETKAPVAEKTPPAATKTPAADAAAKKTKEAAADTKPPTEKPKSTTGASTTTTNTNSNTSGGKNP